In a genomic window of Kluyveromyces marxianus DMKU3-1042 DNA, complete genome, chromosome 7:
- the MBP1 gene encoding transcription factor MBP1, whose amino-acid sequence MSSDQIYSAKYSGVEVYEFIHPTGSIMKRKADNWVNATHILKAAKFPKAKRTRILEKEVITDTHEKVQGGFGKYQGTWIPLELARKLAEKFEVLEELRPLFDFTQQEGTASPPQAPKHHHASRTDSVRKRATKSASTTTSKVPEAKSSSQSSSQRQQQKQQQKAASASGSVSVPRRGRPPRNKPTVALQRSQSEMVFPKPSIPFSSIQGTKLPSLQPQLARSSTSLSPIVDVKSPLDQTSPQFKELDIEDGLSSDIEPNSLMAAKHEDSTHIMNSKDEPVSSSSSLPSSPTEFSQSVPFSSRPNIQTPLQMNGTTSMNMILPKFPSSQNSQSDSNQRANDYLTKLVNYFISNDLQNESETPVDLLNPPLHCSPFIDTWIDPEHHTAFHWACAMGNLAIVEALLKAGASIRSVNNVGETPLIRSSIFHNCYTKRTYPQIFEILKDTVFDLDAKSRNVIHRIVARKSHTPSAVYYLDVVLSKIKDFTPQYRIDVLINQQDSEGNSPLHYAAMNKDNQFYQLLVKNGALTTIHNLNGMSPNGIINGKYSTEDISKGQRLDDPYDFNRMYPSQAATTANRAIPDVINMMKEMSNSYQNLYQKRQNDAIQMERTVKSMNKTISSIENKLMDTLHVKQLGDIDVVINQRRESIEELQTKISANKRTLMNTLESGQVKLIKKFVDEESKEETENDENSESVHELLKDLVLLQLKRKRKITQIIDVITDNSKVYKYRKMISQGTDIDVPDVDECLDVIYDTLSKES is encoded by the coding sequence ATGTCGTCTGATCAGATATATTCGGCCAAGTACTCGGGCGTGGAAGTGTATGAGTTCATACATCCTACAGGATCAATTATGAAGCGTAAAGCGGATAACTGGGTGAATGCTACTCATATACTAAAAGCCGCAAAATTTCCCAAGGCGAAACGTACAAGAATATTAGAAAAGGAGGTAATAACGGATACCCACGAGAAAGTTCAGGGTGGGTTCGGGAAATATCAGGGTACATGGATTCCTTTGGAGTTAGCGAGGAAACTAGCAGAAAAATTTGAAGTTCTCGAGGAATTGAGACCACTATTTGATTTCACTCAGCAAGAGGGCACTGCGTCTCCGCCACAAGCTCCTAAGCACCATCATGCTTCGAGAACAGATTCTGTCCGTAAGAGAGCAACTAAGAGTGCGTCAACCACCACCAGTAAAGTACCAGAGGCAAAGAGTTCGTCCCAATCTTCATCCCAACggcaacaacaaaaacagcAGCAAAAAGCTGCCTCTGCTTCTGGGTCAGTATCAGTTCCAAGAAGGGGACGGCCACCAAGAAACAAACCGACCGTAGCTTTGCAAAGGTCTCAAAGTGAGATGGTATTCCCTAAACCCTCTATACCGTTCTCATCTATTCAAGGCACAAAACTCCCTAGTCTCCAACCGCAACTTGCCAGATCATCTACTAGTTTGTCCCCTATAGTAGATGTAAAATCACCCTTAGACCAAACCTCTCCCCAGTTCAAGGAACTCGATATAGAAGACGGATTGTCTAGCGATATCGAACCAAATTCACTGATGGCGGCCAAACATGAAGATAGCACGCACATAATGAATTCAAAGGATGAACCAGTttcgtcatcgtcatcgttACCATCATCACCAACAGAATTTTCACAGAGTgttccattttcttctagGCCGAATATTCAAACACCCTTACAAATGAATGGGACTACGTCAATGAATATGATACTTCCTAAATTTCCCTCTTCACAGAATTCCCAGTCAGACTCCAATCAACGAGCAAATGACTATTTGACAAAGCTAGTAAACTACTTCATATCTAATGATTTACAGAATGAGTCTGAAACTCCTGTTGATCTTCTTAATCCCCCATTGCACTGCTCTCCATTTATTGATACATGGATTGATCCGGAACATCATACAGCATTTCATTGGGCATGCGCCATGGGGAATTTGGCGATTGTAGAAGCACTACTGAAGGCAGGCGCATCTATTAGATCCGTTAATAATGTTGGTGAAACTCCGCTAATAcgatcttcaatttttcacAATTGTTACACTAAACGCACTTACCcacaaatatttgaaatattAAAGGATACAGTATTTGATCTAGATGCCAAATCAAGAAATGTAATCCACAGAATTGTAGCGAGAAAAAGTCACACACCATCTGCAGTCTATTATTTAGACGTTGTACtatcaaaaattaaagactTTACACCACAGTATAGAATAGATGTACTGATTAATCAACAAGATAGTGAAGGGAACTCTCCTTTGCATTATGCGGCCATGAACAAAGATAATCAATTCTACCAATTACTAGTTAAGAACGGAGCTCTGACCACTATTCACAACCTAAATGGCATGAGCCCTAATGGGATAATCAACGGAAAGTACTCGACGGAAGATATTTCTAAAGGTCAAAGGTTGGATGATCCTTATGATTTCAACAGAATGTATCCTTCACAGGCGGCAACGACAGCTAATAGGGCTATTCCAGATGTCATAAATATGATGAAAGAGATGTCTAATTCGTACCAAAACCTATATCAAAAAAGGCAGAATGATGCAATTCAAATGGAACGTACTGTGAAAAGTAtgaacaaaacaatttcgtcaattgaaaataaattgATGGATACCCTTCACGTGAAACAATTAGGTGATATTGATGTTGTAATAAATCAAAGGCGCGAAAGCATAGAGGAACTCCAGACAAAGATATCAGCAAACAAGCGTACATTGATGAATACGTTAGAAAGTGGTCAAGTAAAACTTATAAAAAAgtttgttgatgaagaaagcaaagaagaaacagaaaacgATGAGAACTCCGAAAGTGTTCATGAACTCTTGAAAGATTTGGTACTACTTCAACtcaagagaaaaagaaagattacCCAGATCATTGATGTTATTACTGACAACTCTAAGGTATATAAATACCGTAAAATGATATCACAAGGAACAGACATAGATGTTCCAGATGTTGATGAATGTTTAGATGTGATATACGATACTTTAAGTAAAGAATCATGA
- the PSA1 gene encoding mannose-1-phosphate guanylyltransferase: MKGLILVGGYGTRLRPLTLTVPKPLVEFGNRPMILHQIEALAAAGVTDIVLAVNYRPEVMVETLKKYEEEYGVSITFSVETEPLGTAGPLKLAEDVLKKDNSPFFVLNSDVICDYPFKELADFHKAHGGKGTIVATKVDEPSKYGVIVHDIATPNLIDRFVEKPVEFVGNRINAGLYILNPEVIDLIELKPTSIEKETFPILVEEKSLYSFDLEGYWMDVGQPKDFLSGTVLYLNSLSKRNPAKLAKGENIVGNVLVDPSAKISSTAKVGPDVVIGPNVVIGDGVRITRSVVLSNSNIKDHALVKSTIIGWNSTVGKWARLEGVTVLGDDVEVKDEIYINGGKVLPHKSISANVPKEAIIM; the protein is encoded by the coding sequence ATGAAAGGTTTAATTTTGGTTGGTGGTTACGGTACCAGATTGAGACCTTTGACTTTGACTGTTCCAAAGCCATTGGTGGAATTCGGTAACAGACCAATGATCTTGCATCAAATCGAGGCtttggctgctgctggtgtcACCGATATCGTGCTAGCTGTCAACTACAGACCGGAAGTTATGGTTgagactttgaagaagtacgaagaagaatacgGTGTTTCTATCACCTTCTCTGTCGAAACCGAGCCATTGGGTACTGCTGGTCCATTGAAGTTGGCTGAAGACgtcttgaagaaggacaaCTCTCCATTCTTCGTCTTGAACTCTGACGTTATCTGCGATTACCCATTCAAGGAATTGGCCGACTTCCACAAGGCCCACGGTGGTAAGGGTACCATCGTCGCTACCAAGGTCGACGAACCATCCAAATACGGTGTCATTGTCCACGACATTGCTACTCCAAACTTGATTGACAGATTTGTCGAAAAGCCTGTTGAATTTGTCGGTAACAGAATCAACGCCGGTTTGTACATTTTGAACCCAGAAGTCATCGACTTGATCGAATTGAAGCCAACCTCCATCGAAAAGGAAACTTTCCCAATTCTAGTCGAAGAAAAATCCCTATACTCCTTTGACCTAGAAGGCTACTGGATGGATGTCGGTCAACCAAAGGACTTCTTGTCCGGTACCGTTCTATACTTGAACTCCCTCTCAAAGAGAAACCCAGCCAAGTTGGCCAAGGGTGAAAACATCGTCGGTAACGTCTTGGTCGACCCATCTGCCAAGATCTCCTCTACCGCAAAGGTCGGTCCAGACGTTGTTATCGGTCCAAACGTCGTCATTGGTGACGGTGTCAGAATCACAAGATCCGTTGTCCTATCTAACTCCAACATCAAGGACCACGCTTTGGTCAAGTCTACTATCATCGGTTGGAACTCTACCGTCGGTAAGTGGGCCCGTTTGGAAGGTGTCACCGTTCTAGGTGACGACGTCGAAGTCAAGGACGAAATCTACATCAACGGTGGTAAGGTCTTGCCTCACAAGTCCATCTCCGCTAACGTTCCAAAGGAAGCCATTATTATGTGA
- the FUI1 gene encoding uridine permease has protein sequence MTDALAPKFEVFEKKSDADLESSVDNSEQFEKKGPQVETLVETDSNDAETETKGKWLRFVDKAIKFLEVKQRTNLSSTSDHRAESFIESFLYNDDLRPVESKRRVWDWKQYISFLVSGALNVNTLETCVIGLQLGLTWWQTWIMSSLGFTCVAVYVTLAARVGNMYHISFPITARVSFGIYFSIWIVINRVVMAVVWYGVQTYIGSQAVQIMLKSIFGNDLEQKVHNTFNSPNVTTFQFMCFMLFWGAQLPALWFSPHTLRHLFVTKTVITPIALIAFLIWVVKRSDGHLALGSLTSEPPSKSLLGWAYVRSMMAALDNFSTLILNTPDFTRFAKTPRSSIYPQLLFIPVLYSVLGIIGIIIASAAFHIYHVNYWNPLDVLSRFLDHYTSGTRAGAFFISTSFALAQLGTNVASNSISAGTDMTALFPKFINIRRGSYICAAISLAICPWNLMATSSKFTTVLSAYAVFLSSVSGVIAADYYVVRKGVINLHHCYTNKLGTLYMYNRFGTNWRAVVAYVIGMIPNFPGFVGSIGPHVPIGAMKLFYLNYFVGWGLSFLVYVGLCYYSPVEGMPKDVKLFERVWLEKWAEVEHFNEERKELQENDYNVDSEFLTTTGAQLHDSVSETKESSTREF, from the coding sequence ATGACTGACGCTTTGGCTCCAAAGTTCGAAGTATTCGAAAAGAAATCAGATGCTGATTTAGAAAGTTCTGTTGACAACAGTGAACAGTTTGAGAAAAAAGGACCACAAGTCGAGACTCTTGTCGAGACAGACTCAAACGATGCGGAAACTGAAACTAAGGGTAAATGGCTTCGCTTCGTAGACAAGGCCATTAAATTCTTGGAAGTTAAACAAAGAACCAACCTTTCTTCCACCTCCGATCACCGTGCTGAATCATTTATAGAATCCTTCCTCTACAATGATGATTTGAGACCAGTCGAGAGCAAGAGAAGAGTATGGGATTGGAAACAGTACATTAGTTTCCTAGTTTCTGGTGCATTAAACGTCAACACTTTGGAAACCTGTGTTATCGGTTTGCAATTGGGTCTAACATGGTGGCAGACATGGATCATGTCTTCCTTGGGTTTCACATGTGTCGCTGTGTATGTTACACTTGCGGCTCGTGTCGGTAACATGTACCACATTTCGTTCCCAATTACTGCTAGAGTATCATTTGGTATCTACTTTTCGATTTGGATTGTCATCAACCGTGTTGTGATGGCTGTTGTTTGGTATGGTGTTCAAACTTATATTGGGTCTCAAGCAGTGCAAATCATGCTCAAGTCGATTTTCGGTAATGATTTAGAGCAAAAGGTCCACAATACTTTTAATAGTCCAAACGTTACTACATTCCAGTTCATGTGTTTCATGTTATTCTGGGGTGCACAATTGCCAGCTTTGTGGTTTTCTCCACATACGTTGAGACACTTGTTTGTTACTAAGACTGTCATTACTCCAATTGCCTTGATCGCTTTCTTGATCTGGGTTGTTAAGAGGTCTGACGGCCACTTAGCCCTTGGCTCCTTGACTTCCGAACCACCATCCAAGTCTCTCTTGGGATGGGCATACGTGAGATCGATGATGGCTGCCCTTGACAATTTCTCTACTTTGATTTTGAACACTCCAGATTTCACCAGATTTGCTAAAACCCCACGTTCTTCGATCTACCCACAATTATTGTTCATTCCAGTCTTGTACTCTGTGCTTGGTATTAtaggtattattattgctTCTGCTGCCTTCCACATTTACCACGTTAACTACTGGAACCCATTGGATGTGTTGAGCAGATTTTTGGATCACTACACATCTGGGACCAGAGCCGGTGCGTTCTTCATCTCGACTTCCTTTGCATTAGCCCAACTTGGTACTAATGTTGCCTCAAACTCGATCAGTGCTGGTACGGATATGACTGCGCTTTTCCCCAAgttcatcaacatcagaCGTGGTTCGTACATTTGTGCTGCGATCTCTTTGGCTATTTGTCCATGGAACTTGATGGCCACCTCTTCCAAGTTCACCACAGTTTTATCTGCATACGCAGTTTTTTTGTCCAGTGTTTCTGGTGTTATTGCCGCTGATTACTACGTCGTACGGAAGGGTGTGATCAACTTGCACCACTGTTACACCAACAAGCTCGGAACGCTCTACATGTACAACAGGTTTGGTACCAACTGGAGGGCCGTTGTTGCGTACGTTATCGGAATGATTCCCAACTTCCCTGGGTTCGTTGGGTCCATCGGTCCTCACGTTCCAATTGGCGCTATGAAGTTGTTCTACTTGAACTACTTCGTTGGCTGGGGGCTCTCGTTTTTGGTGTACGTCGGTTTGTGCTACTACTCCCCAGTTGAGGGGATGCCCAAGGATGTCAAGCTCTTTGAGAGAGTATGGCTCGAGAAGTGGGCTGAAGTTGAACATTTCAACGAGGAGAGAAAGGAGCTGCAAGAAAACGACTACAATGTGGATTCGGAGTTCCTAACCACCACTGGCGCGCAATTGCACGACTCTGTTTCGGAGACGAAGGAATCCAGTACCCGAGAGTTTTAA
- the VPS25 gene encoding ESCRT-II subunit protein VPS25, with product MSKSPKVPQIYKFPPLYTPQTNKLIRKQQLQTWESIILQICSQLSKWCISKNGKIYDTNSGELIISLFENDEIQRSCSQEFQQEIWNYMLQNGTALQLKDSEDSTLMAIFWESLDSWSSTILEWCESTGKLNQVITIYEICESDENINCKFYGMPSSFCLLVLQRLVDRNRATLLKDQGKVVGVKIV from the coding sequence ATGTCAAAGTCCCCTAAAGTGCCCCAAATATACAAGTTTCCGCCTTTGTATACCCCACAGACGAACAAGCTTATCAGAAAGCAACAATTGCAAACTTGGGAGTCGATAATACTACAAATATGCTCTCAGCTATCGAAGTGGTGCATCAGTAAGAATGGGAAAATCTATGATACGAATTCAGGTGAATTGATCATATCTTTATTTGAAAACGACGAGATTCAACGCTCTTGCAGCCAAGAATTCCAACAGGAAATCTGGAACTACATGCTACAAAATGGTACTGCATTGCAATTGAAAGATTCAGAAGATTCTACCCTGATGGCCATATTCTGGGAGTCTTTGGACTCATGGAGCTCCACAATTCTTGAGTGGTGCGAATCCACTGGGAAATTAAACCAAGTTATTACCATTTACGAAATCTGCGAGAGTGACGAGAACATCAATTGTAAATTCTATGGCATGCCAAGCTCATTCTGTTTGCTAGTGTTACAGCGCTTAGTAGATCGTAACAGAGCTACATTGTTAAAGGACCAAGGGAAGGTGGTTGGTGTTAAAATAGTGTAA
- the MCM16 gene encoding Mcm16p, whose translation MGETNDELEARYVAIYKELLFELDKLFLLENGSMMDAEMAEKSRLRSMHQLNVSETAALLNMKDTNTSIKSHTDELLVNKLKRDQELRSSIEGHFSLIQEWLYEAKKTQRLREKLVNISSSIPEREEDSMVDLKATQTLEILESIYSVLVVHGGYLDVAFNEE comes from the coding sequence ATGGGGGAAACCAATGATGAGCTTGAGGCTAGATATGTGGCAATCTATAAGGaacttttgtttgaattaGATAAACTCTTCTTGCTTGAAAATGGCAGTATGATGGACGCTGAAATGGCAGAAAAGTCAAGATTACGCTCCATGCACCAGCTAAATGTCTCAGAAACAGCAGCACTACTTAACATGAAGGATACAAACACTTCTATAAAGTCTCATACTGATGAACTGCTGGTCAATAAACTAAAGAGGGACCAAGAACTTCGATCCAGCATAGAAGGGCATTTCTCATTAATTCAAGAATGGTTGTATGAAGCCAAGAAAACTCAAAGACTTCGAGAAAAATTAGTGAACATATCGTCCTCGATACCGGAacgagaagaagattccaTGGTAGATCTCAAAGCCACCCAAACACTGGAAATATTGGAATCTATTTACAGTGTTCTAGTAGTCCATGGCGGATATTTGGATGTTGCATTTAATGAGGAATAA
- the URA7 gene encoding CTP synthase yields the protein MKYVVVSGGVISGIGKGVLASSTGMLLKTLGLKVTSIKIDPYMNLDAGTMSPLEHGECFVLNDGGETDLDLGNYERYLNVTLTRDHNITTGKVYSHVIAKERKGDYLGKTVQVVPHLTNEIQEWIERVSRIPVDNTGLEPDVCIIELGGTVGDIESAPFVEALRQFQFRVGRENFALIHVSLVPVIHGEQKTKPTQAAIKDLRSLGLTPDMIACRCTEKLDTPTIEKIAMFCHVGPEQVVNVHDVNSTYHVPLLLLEQNMIHNLAERLHLSTIELSSEDKQRGQDLLQRWKDLTVNIDESFETVKIALVGKYTNLKDSYLSVIKALEHSAMRCKRKLEIVWVEASDLEPETSENAEHKSKFHHAWNCISVADGILVPGGFGNRGTEGMVLAAKWARENNIPYLGVCLGLQIATIEFVRNVLGNKNATSAEFFPEAEEEDQVVVYMPEIDKEHMGGTMRLGLRPTIFEPNTEASKIRKLYGGATQVEERHRHRYEINPKLVKSLEENGLKFVGRDESGQRCEILELDNHPFFVATQYHPEYMSKVLDPSTPFLGLVAASAGILNETIAASAANTGKADF from the coding sequence ATGAAGTACGTTGTTGTTTCTGGTGGTGTTATTTCCGGTATTGGTAAGGGTGTTTTGGCCTCCAGTACTGGTATGCTATTGAAGACATTGGGTTTGAAGGTTACTTCTATCAAAATCGACCCATACATGAACCTCGATGCAGGTACAATGTCTCCTTTGGAACACGGTGAATGTTTTGTGTTGAACGATGGTGGTGAGACCGATTTGGATTTGGGTAACTATGAACGTTACTTGAACGTTACTTTAACCAGAGACCATAACATCACTACTGGTAAGGTTTACTCTCATGTTATTGCCAAGGAACGTAAGGGTGATTATTTGGGTAAGACCGTGCAAGTTGTTCCTCATTTGACCAACGAAATACAAGAATGGATTGAACGTGTTTCTAGAATCCCAGTCGATAACACTGGACTGGAACCAGATGTGTGTATCATCGAACTTGGTGGTACTGTTGGTGATATTGAGTCTGCTCCATTTGTTGAAGCTCTAAGacaattccaattcagagttggaagagaaaacttTGCATTGATTCACGTTTCCTTGGTGCCAGTTATCCACGGTGAACAAAAGACCAAGCCTACCCAAGCTGCTATCAAGGACCTAAGATCTTTGGGTTTGACACCAGACATGATTGCTTGTCGTTGTACCGAAAAATTGGACACACCAACCATTGAGAAAATTGCAATGTTCTGTCATGTGGGTCCTGAACAAGTTGTCAACGTTCATGACGTTAACTCTACTTACCATGTTCCATTGCTATTGTTGGAACAAAACATGATTCACAATTTGGCTGAAAGATTGCACTTGTCTACCATTGAGTTGTCTTCTGAAGACAAACAAAGGGGTCAAGATCTATTACAAAGATGGAAGGACTTGACCGTCAACATCGACGAATCCTTCGAAACTGTCAAGATTGCTCTTGTTGGTAAGTACACAAACTTGAAGGACTCTTATTTGTCTGTCATTAAGGCTTTGGAACATTCTGCTATGAGATGTAAGCGTAAACTAGAGATCGTTTGGGTTGAAGCTTCCGACTTGGAACCAGAGACTAGCGAAAATGCAGAACACAAGTCCAAATTCCACCATGCATGGAACTGTATTTCTGTAGCTGATGGTATCCTAGTGCCAGGTGGTTTCGGTAACAGAGGTACCGAAGGTATGGTCTTGGCTGCCAAGTGGGCCAGAGAGAACAACATTCCATACTTGGGTGTTTGTTTAGGTTTACAAATCGCTACCATCGAATTCGTAAGAAACGTCTTGGGTAACAAGAACGCCACTTCCGCAGAATTCTTCcctgaagctgaagaagaagatcaagttGTCGTTTACATGCCGGAAATCGACAAGGAACATATGGGTGGTACCATGAGATTAGGATTGAGACCAACCATTTTTGAACCAAACACGGAAGCTAGCAAGATCAGAAAGCTATACGGTGGTGCTACACAAGTTGAAGAGAGACACCGTCATCGTTACGAAATCAACCCTAAGTTGGTTAAAAGTTTGGAGGAGAACGGTTTGAAGTTTGTTGGTAGAGACGAATCTGGCCAAAGATGTGAAATCTTGGAACTGGACAACCATCCATTCTTCGTTGCCACTCAGTACCATCCAGAATATATGTCCAAGGTTTTGGATCCATCTACTCCATTCCTTGGATTAGTCGCAGCATCTGCGGGTATCTTGAACGAAACCATTGCTGCAAGCGCTGCTAACACTGGTAAGGCTGACTTttag
- the SOD1 gene encoding superoxide dismutase SOD1, giving the protein MVKAIAVLKGDSNVSGIVRFEQESEDQSTKISWEITGNDANALRGFHIHEFGDNSNGCTSAGPHFNPYKKTHGAPSDETRHVGDLGNISTDAQGVAKGSVTDKHVKLLGPLSVIGRTVVVHGGQDDLGKGGNEESLKTGNAGGRVACGVIGISN; this is encoded by the coding sequence ATGGTTAAGGCAATTGCAGTTTTGAAGGGAGATTCTAATGTCTCTGGTATCGTCAGATTCGAACAAGAATCTGAAGACCAATCCACCAAGATTTCTTGGGAAATCACTGGTAACGATGCTAACGCCTTGAGAGGCTTCCACATCCACGAGTTTGGTGACAACAGTAACGGTTGTACCTCTGCTGGTCCACACTTCAACCCATACAAGAAGACCCACGGTGCTCCAAGCGACGAAACCAGACATGTTGGTGACTTGGGTAACATCTCCACCGACGCCCAAGGTGTTGCTAAGGGTAGCGTGACCGACAAGCACGTCAAGTTGCTGGGTCCACTTTCTGTTATTGGTAGAACCGTTGTTGTTCACGGTGGCCAAGATGACTTGGGTAAGGGTGGCAACGAGGAGTCCTTGAAGACCGGTAACGCTGGTGGCAGAGTTGCCTGTGGTGTCATTGGTATCTCCAACTAA
- the MIN6 gene encoding Min6p yields the protein MAFFHHNPVFDFFHRVMRKPSSIVMWLFSGLIVASTLATIWSLPAVPDSSKSTSRESSSDSKSKSKDALPHSKKT from the coding sequence ATGGCCTTCTTCCACCACAACCCCGTGTTCGACTTTTTCCACCGCGTTATGCGCAAGCCAAGCTCCATTGTGATGTGGCTCTTTAGCGGACTCATCGTTGCCAGCACGCTTGCTACCATTTGGTCGTTACCCGCAGTACCAGACTCATCCAAATCCACTTCCAGAGAATCCAGCTCCGattccaaatccaaatccaagGACGCGCTGCCCCATAGCAAGAAAACGTGA
- a CDS encoding uncharacterized protein (PDI_a_family[cd02961], TRX_family[cd02947]) yields the protein MLLWLVWFETLWWLALGARIFEVHDTDEFYDAVLYGYSNADANGNANGNAGSAGALSPKSTLLYVYKPGCRYCAALEPKLDYLTDMFPNEEAVQFVKINGVQASQLEIDLNVRSFPQLFLFKPKSPSGAIKSVDGTDSRHTVHHYYTLSRFQGERTIERLAQWVSKTVGEMIHWPESRVNYDIVDMESFRNTLPQDAVDTVFPSPEAETTLGNASAVCLAFINPWIDLYYQDMFNGDIEALILEKLSKAWPQVKFYVLDTSTPELSPLFRQLQISHAPTISFIYDGKILYTQLLPMDRNSNSKEEQYLADIISTCVVGAQEEEKQCEDLIRSLDYADFFKPSSPLADDANDPESDLRSSDEEDENELDEDLPFDIYDL from the coding sequence ATGCTGCTCTGGCTGGTTTGGTTCGAAACCCTATGGTGGCTGGCTCTTGGCGCCAGGATCTTCGAAGTTCATGACACTGATGAGTTCTATGATGCGGTTCTATACGGCTACAGCAATGCCGATGCCAATGGCAACGCCAATGGCAACGCCGGTTCTGCCGGCGCTCTGTCGCCCAAAAGCACGCTGCTGTACGTGTATAAGCCCGGTTGTAGGTACTGTGCGGCTTTGGAGCCCAAACTCGACTACCTAACCGATATGTTTCCAAACGAAGAAGCCGTCCAATTCGTAAAGATCAATGGGGTGCAGGCATCGCAGCTGGAAATTGACTTGAATGTGCGGAGCTTCCCGCAACTCTTTCTGTTCAAACCAAAGTCTCCTTCAGGAGCCATAAAGAGCGTGGATGGTACAGATAGCAGGCATACTGTTCACCATTACTACACTCTTTCTCGGTTTCAAGGCGAGCGCACCATCGAGCGATTGGCACAGTGGGTGTCGAAAACCGTTGGAGAAATGATACATTGGCCCGAATCGAGAGTTAACTACGACATTGTAGACATGGAAAGTTTCAGAAACACCTTGCCGCAAGATGCGGTAGACACGGTGTTCCCCAGTCCCGAAGCAGAAACTACGCTTGGGAATGCCAGCGCCGTGTGTCTCGCTTTTATTAACCCGTGGATTGACCTCTATTACCAGGATATGTTCAATGGCGACATCGAAGCGCTTATCCTCGAAAAGCTAAGCAAGGCCTGGCCCCAAGTCAAGTTTTACGTACTGGACACGTCAACTCCAGAGTTGTCTCCTTTGTTCAGACAACTCCAAATATCGCATGCTCCAACTATCAGCTTTATCTACGATGGAAAAATACTATACACTCAGCTATTGCCCATGGATAGAAACTCCAACtcgaaagaagaacagtACCTTGCAGACATAATATCTACATGTGTGGTTGGAGCccaagaggaagagaaacaatGCGAAGATTTGATTCGGTCTTTAGATTACGCAGACTTCTTCAAGCCCTCGTCGCCCTTGGCAGATGACGCTAACGACCCTGAGTCTGACCTGCGATCctcagatgaagaagacgagAACGAACTTGACGAAGACCTACCTTTCGACATATACGACTTGTAA
- the ERD2 gene encoding Erd2p, which produces MLNIFRIAGDLSHLASIIILIQSIKTSNSVDGISMKTQFLYTLVFITRYLNIFTRWTSLYNFLMKIFFVSSSIYVIVLMRQQKYKNPVAYQDMITRDVFKIKFLIIPCAVLAFLFNYGYNPVQLCWSFSLWLESVAILPQLFMLTKTGKAKQLTSHYIFALGLYRTLYIPNWVWRYYAEGRFDKLSIFTGIIQTLIYSDFFYIYYQKVIKLGGDFELPQ; this is translated from the exons ATGTTAAATATATTCAGAATAGCAG GGGATTTGTCTCATTTGGCCAGTATTATCATATTAATACAATCGATTAAAACATCCAATTCTGTCGATGGTATCTCTATGAAAACTCAATTTTTATACACATTGGTATTCATCACCCGTTACTTAAACATATTCACCAGATGGACCTCATTGTACAACTTTTTGATGAAgatcttttttgtttcatcCTCCATCTATGTAATTGTCTTAATGCGccaacaaaaatacaagAACCCAGTCGCTTACCAGGATATGATTACAAGAGATGTATTCAAGATTAAGTTTTTGATAATTCCATGTGCAGTTCTTgcatttcttttcaactaTGGTTATAACCCTGTTCAACTTTGCTGGTCTTTCTCGTTGTGGTTAGAAAGTGTTGCAATCCTTCCACAATTGTTTATGTTGACCAAAACTGGGAAGGCTAAACAATTGACCTCACATTATATCTTCGCTTTGGGTCTATACCGTACATTATACATTCCAAACTGGGTATGGAGATATTATGCAGAAGGTAGGTTTGATAAACTCTCAATCTTCACCGGGATAATTCAAACTCTAATATACTCTGACTTCTTCTACATCTACTACCAAAAAGTTATCAAACTAGGCGGTGACTTTGAATTACCTCAATGA